Proteins encoded by one window of Candidatus Krumholzibacteriota bacterium:
- a CDS encoding tetratricopeptide repeat protein, which produces MKRTLVILALLVLALTLNSCKSVETTSAMLHNQHKNYEKAIEMALLALEKNPQDAEAHFQLGISYSFTGKMRESFEEFMTAARIDPKKTNDAENNITHNWAKHFNNGVSDYQAENLVGAAKEFDMATKSDPRAVKGWLNLAKVYHALSEEDSTYLEPAYVATDTLVSRTTPEDDEYSAVLTLAGQVMVSRGDKERALEIFDRLLLDDPANYEAVEKVGYVYLGTGEAEAAVDFLKMAVEARLKTDSESFDLYYNLGVAYYQMEKWFQAIDAYQSAINVSPEDQQANYSLLLTYWKGELWDEAVAQGQKYTGMFPDDPRGYQILSLSYNKKGMKMKAEEAFMKYKELTGQ; this is translated from the coding sequence ATGAAGCGGACGCTGGTGATTCTCGCGTTGCTGGTGCTCGCCCTGACGCTCAATTCGTGCAAGAGCGTCGAGACGACGAGCGCGATGCTGCACAACCAGCACAAGAACTACGAAAAGGCCATCGAGATGGCGCTGCTCGCGCTCGAGAAGAATCCCCAGGACGCCGAGGCGCATTTCCAGCTCGGCATCTCCTACAGCTTCACCGGCAAGATGCGGGAGTCCTTCGAAGAGTTCATGACGGCCGCCAGGATCGATCCCAAGAAGACGAACGACGCGGAGAACAACATCACGCACAACTGGGCCAAGCATTTCAACAACGGCGTCAGCGACTACCAGGCCGAGAACCTCGTCGGCGCGGCCAAGGAATTCGACATGGCCACCAAGTCGGATCCGCGCGCGGTGAAGGGGTGGCTCAACCTCGCCAAGGTCTACCACGCGCTGAGCGAGGAGGACAGCACCTACCTCGAGCCGGCCTACGTCGCGACCGACACGCTCGTCTCCCGGACGACTCCCGAGGACGACGAATACTCCGCCGTCCTCACGCTCGCCGGCCAGGTGATGGTCTCGCGCGGCGACAAGGAACGGGCCCTCGAGATCTTCGACCGGCTGCTCCTCGACGATCCAGCCAACTACGAGGCCGTCGAGAAGGTCGGCTACGTCTACCTCGGCACGGGCGAGGCCGAAGCGGCCGTCGATTTCCTGAAGATGGCCGTCGAGGCGCGGCTGAAGACCGATTCGGAGAGCTTCGATCTCTACTACAATCTCGGGGTCGCCTATTACCAGATGGAGAAGTGGTTCCAGGCGATCGACGCCTACCAGAGCGCCATCAACGTCTCCCCCGAGGACCAGCAGGCGAACTACAGTCTCCTGCTCACCTACTGGAAGGGCGAGCTGTGGGACGAGGCCGTCGCGCAGGGGCAGAAGTACACGGGGATGTTCCCCGACGATCCGCGCGGCTATCAGATCCTGAGCCTCTCCTACAACAAGAAGGGCATGAAGATGAAGGCCGAGGAAGCCTTCATGAAATACAAGGAGCTCACCGGGCAGTAA
- the priA gene encoding primosomal protein N', giving the protein MSRPPRAYRFVDVVLPVPLEREFTYLVPDELEEAPVPGCRVLVPFGRRRMTGYVVAARRAAPRGIRARPIAAVLDETPLLDATLLELARGIAERYVHPLGEVLRAMFPAALKGRGRTPAETGGDGFPHDAEYPDLTDEQSAAVAAVSGAVEKGAPGRFLLYGVTGSGKTEVYLRCIEAALERGRSALVLIPEIALIPQTTARFRRRFGREVAVLHSRLTGPQRHSIWLRAAAGEARVVIGARSAVFVPMPDLGIVVVDEEQDTSFKQEEKPHYHAVAVAGMRARLQGAALLLGSATPSLESYAEARGGGTTLLELSHRPIDGQMPAVEIVDMRKEEGLFSSRLLDELDRCRRDGTQAIVLLNRRGHANYVQCRACGWIERCPDCSISLAYHSRSGELRCHYCGHRRTPPEQCPNCGKWGLRQRGAGTQRIETDLANLVPGLRVARMDLDTTSGVRGHLEILERFSRGDADVLLGTQMVAKGHHYPNVSLVGVLSGDAGLNFPDFRAVERSFQLLFQAAGRTGRGGETGRVIVQTLVPEHYLYEHLAVHDFAGFAERELALRRELGYPPAGRLLLFTVSARGEDAALDGAVRAADALRDAAGMLAGVLGPAPALVQRVRGRHRFRVLVRGPLDAVECRRFVDAASAALRDRSGLDLQWDVDPVNIS; this is encoded by the coding sequence ATGAGCAGACCGCCGCGGGCATACCGGTTCGTCGACGTCGTTCTTCCCGTTCCACTCGAGCGGGAGTTCACCTATCTCGTTCCCGACGAACTCGAGGAGGCGCCGGTCCCCGGCTGCCGCGTCCTCGTGCCCTTCGGCCGGCGGCGGATGACCGGCTACGTCGTCGCTGCCAGGCGCGCCGCGCCGCGCGGCATCCGAGCCAGGCCGATCGCCGCGGTCCTCGACGAGACGCCCCTTCTCGACGCGACGCTTCTCGAACTGGCGCGGGGCATCGCCGAACGCTACGTCCATCCCCTCGGCGAGGTCCTCCGCGCGATGTTTCCCGCCGCGCTCAAGGGGCGGGGGCGGACCCCCGCCGAGACGGGGGGCGACGGATTCCCGCACGACGCTGAATACCCCGACCTCACCGACGAGCAGTCGGCGGCCGTCGCGGCGGTCTCCGGCGCCGTCGAAAAGGGTGCCCCCGGGCGCTTTCTCCTGTACGGCGTCACGGGAAGCGGCAAGACCGAGGTCTACCTCCGCTGTATCGAGGCGGCGCTCGAGCGGGGCAGGAGCGCCCTCGTGCTCATCCCGGAGATCGCCCTGATCCCCCAGACGACGGCGCGGTTCCGGCGGCGCTTCGGCCGGGAGGTCGCCGTGCTCCACAGCCGCCTCACCGGGCCGCAGCGGCACTCGATCTGGCTGCGCGCCGCCGCCGGCGAGGCGCGGGTGGTGATCGGCGCCAGGTCGGCCGTCTTCGTGCCGATGCCCGACCTGGGGATCGTCGTGGTCGACGAGGAGCAGGACACCTCCTTCAAGCAGGAGGAGAAGCCGCACTACCACGCCGTCGCCGTCGCCGGCATGCGCGCACGGTTGCAGGGCGCCGCCCTCCTGCTCGGGTCGGCCACCCCCTCGCTCGAAAGCTACGCCGAGGCGCGCGGCGGGGGGACGACGCTTCTCGAACTGAGCCACCGGCCCATCGACGGGCAAATGCCCGCCGTCGAGATCGTCGACATGCGGAAAGAGGAGGGGCTCTTCTCGTCGCGGCTCCTCGACGAGCTCGACCGGTGCCGCCGGGACGGCACGCAGGCGATCGTCCTCCTCAACCGCCGCGGGCACGCGAATTACGTCCAGTGCCGCGCGTGCGGGTGGATCGAGCGATGCCCGGACTGCTCGATCTCGCTCGCCTACCACAGCCGCAGCGGCGAGTTGCGTTGCCACTACTGCGGGCACCGGCGGACGCCGCCCGAACAGTGTCCGAACTGCGGGAAGTGGGGACTGCGCCAGCGCGGCGCGGGGACGCAGCGGATCGAGACCGATCTCGCCAACCTCGTCCCCGGGCTGCGGGTCGCGCGCATGGACCTCGACACGACATCGGGCGTGCGCGGCCACCTCGAGATACTCGAGCGCTTCTCCCGCGGCGATGCAGACGTCCTCCTCGGGACGCAGATGGTGGCGAAGGGGCACCACTACCCGAACGTCTCGCTCGTGGGGGTCCTCTCGGGGGACGCCGGTCTGAACTTCCCCGATTTCCGCGCGGTCGAGCGCTCCTTCCAGCTGCTCTTCCAGGCGGCGGGCCGCACGGGACGCGGTGGCGAGACGGGGCGCGTGATCGTCCAGACGCTCGTGCCCGAGCACTACCTCTACGAGCATCTCGCCGTCCACGACTTCGCGGGCTTCGCCGAGCGCGAGCTCGCGCTCCGGCGGGAGCTCGGGTACCCGCCGGCCGGCCGGCTCCTCCTCTTCACCGTCTCCGCGCGGGGCGAGGACGCGGCCCTCGATGGCGCCGTGCGCGCCGCGGACGCGCTCCGCGACGCCGCCGGGATGCTCGCCGGCGTGCTCGGCCCCGCCCCCGCGCTCGTCCAGCGGGTCCGCGGCCGGCACCGGTTCCGTGTCCTCGTCCGCGGGCCACTCGACGCGGTTGAATGCCGCCGGTTCGTCGACGCCGCGTCGGCGGCTTTGCGGGATCGTTCCGGCCTCGATCTGCAGTGGGACGTCGACCCGGTGAACATCTCGTGA
- a CDS encoding response regulator: MNKGKVLVVDDEVNITQILEFSIASEGYEVIAASNGEEAIEKARREQPDLIILDVMMPRIDGYEACRILKANPLTRNIPVMLLTAKGRDIDKRLGYEVGATDYIVKPFSPNKLVDRIHELLACKH; the protein is encoded by the coding sequence ATGAACAAGGGAAAGGTGCTCGTCGTCGACGACGAGGTCAACATCACGCAGATACTCGAGTTCAGCATCGCGTCGGAAGGGTACGAGGTCATCGCCGCCTCCAACGGCGAGGAGGCGATCGAGAAGGCGCGGCGCGAACAGCCGGACCTGATCATTCTCGACGTGATGATGCCGCGGATCGACGGTTACGAGGCCTGCCGCATCCTGAAGGCGAACCCGCTGACCAGGAACATCCCCGTCATGCTGCTGACGGCCAAGGGACGCGACATCGACAAGCGGCTCGGCTACGAGGTGGGCGCAACCGATTACATCGTGAAGCCCTTCAGCCCGAACAAGCTGGTCGACAGGATACACGAGCTGCTCGCCTGCAAGCACTAG
- a CDS encoding GAF domain-containing protein has protein sequence MTIRAIDTMLTGEAGQAAYLLVFLLAAVVCAARAVASGPDRRRGASVAGIALVAASRFVFAFGDGLPGLHVVAAVALGATGLWLAGAGRVPRRLLPAAAGAMLAAGTALAGLTAAGMTGYDPFWFQLVALVDLAGALTAVAAVSFPPPPSLLYVSREAKPPARGLSIASALEINRAVAGDVRPPELFQRIVSAVAADTGASYVLLRLARNGEAHFTFAAFSGGIDLEPGPDASFTVERELFHRVCRDDLSHGNGWSVDAGELGEDLDVFVPGGIEWTGRAVWVAPVMEKGLAKGFLTVGFHDDLPSAADREIFDFYTNGILQVLQRERAAGKIRDGERALAASREEFESVNQLKSNFLSIVSHELRTPLTSVKAYTETLLDNIDSIERGTMRDFLSVMDEEGERIIKLVDNILNYSCMETGLLKVEKVPCNLSQIIEQVHGKLHEQFLSAEVDSDLRLPKGPVTIDADRELLRQLLNNLMSNAVKFTPAGGRVTVTLEEEAAAARIVVQDTGSGIPEDQLDKIFERFHQVDASNTREHGGSGLGLAICKNIVDWHDGQIWVENVKEAGARFVVLLPMKDVVVRQAGGAGYFGSIRFDRERYLSLLVEMVSEILQARKASIMLRQEDDDDLLRIVAAKGLEYDFVQNTSVRVGERIAGRVAESGLSIHAADIEKDLDYARTNNSLFYGTHSFISAPLRDGDRIVGVVNVSDNVEGREYDEADRELLESLALIIVGMLNKLRAYEAVSSNFDKLKDSMRSILEIRETWGSRNLTNLTRIALAVGRRLDIDERSLTALRLGMNLYDLGMMKVPRSIRGKKEELTAREWEALREHPSTGYTLVSPMGLEERIMRMIRCHHEYFDGTGYPDGLAGDEIPIEARIVNVVDSFRALVTPGPYRRCFTLDEARNEIIRGAGSRFDPRVVGAFVKALLDLGAAEDRGEIVLSALEPSPAAGSVDTHHETATMEEIR, from the coding sequence GTGACCATTCGGGCGATCGATACGATGCTGACGGGAGAGGCGGGGCAGGCGGCGTACCTGCTGGTCTTCCTCCTCGCAGCCGTCGTCTGCGCGGCGCGCGCGGTCGCGTCCGGCCCGGACCGCCGGCGCGGCGCCTCCGTGGCGGGGATCGCGCTCGTTGCCGCCTCCCGGTTCGTCTTCGCCTTCGGCGACGGTCTCCCCGGCCTCCATGTCGTCGCCGCGGTCGCCCTGGGGGCGACGGGATTGTGGCTCGCCGGCGCGGGGCGGGTTCCCCGCCGTCTCCTGCCCGCCGCCGCGGGGGCCATGCTCGCCGCCGGGACGGCGCTCGCCGGTTTGACGGCCGCGGGCATGACCGGTTACGACCCCTTCTGGTTCCAGCTCGTCGCGCTCGTCGACCTCGCGGGCGCGCTCACGGCGGTCGCTGCCGTCTCCTTCCCGCCACCGCCGTCACTGCTTTACGTCTCGCGGGAGGCGAAGCCGCCGGCGCGGGGACTGTCGATCGCCTCGGCGCTCGAGATCAACCGCGCAGTGGCCGGCGACGTCCGTCCGCCCGAGCTCTTCCAGCGGATCGTCTCCGCCGTCGCCGCCGACACCGGGGCGTCGTACGTCCTGCTCCGGCTCGCGCGCAACGGCGAGGCGCATTTCACCTTCGCCGCCTTCTCCGGCGGGATCGATCTCGAGCCCGGACCGGACGCCTCCTTCACCGTCGAGCGGGAGCTCTTCCACCGCGTCTGCCGGGACGACCTCTCCCACGGCAACGGCTGGTCGGTCGACGCCGGGGAACTCGGCGAGGACCTCGACGTGTTCGTTCCCGGCGGAATCGAATGGACGGGGCGCGCCGTATGGGTGGCGCCGGTGATGGAGAAGGGGCTGGCGAAGGGCTTCCTGACCGTCGGATTCCACGACGACCTCCCCTCCGCGGCCGACAGGGAGATCTTCGACTTCTACACGAACGGGATACTGCAGGTCCTGCAGCGCGAGCGAGCCGCCGGCAAGATCCGCGACGGCGAGCGGGCGCTCGCCGCGAGCCGCGAGGAATTCGAGAGCGTCAACCAGCTCAAGTCGAACTTTCTCTCGATCGTCTCGCACGAGCTGCGCACGCCCCTGACGTCGGTCAAGGCCTACACCGAGACGCTCCTCGACAACATCGACTCGATCGAGCGCGGAACGATGCGGGACTTCCTCAGCGTGATGGACGAGGAGGGCGAGCGGATCATCAAGCTCGTCGACAACATCCTCAACTACTCCTGCATGGAGACGGGGCTCCTCAAGGTGGAGAAGGTGCCGTGCAACCTCAGCCAGATCATCGAGCAGGTCCACGGCAAGCTGCACGAGCAATTCCTCTCGGCCGAGGTCGACAGCGATCTCCGGTTGCCGAAGGGGCCGGTGACGATCGACGCGGACCGCGAGCTGCTCCGGCAGCTGCTGAACAACCTGATGAGCAACGCCGTCAAGTTCACGCCGGCCGGCGGCCGCGTGACGGTGACCCTCGAGGAGGAGGCGGCCGCGGCCAGGATCGTCGTGCAGGACACGGGCAGCGGGATCCCCGAGGACCAGCTCGACAAGATCTTCGAGCGCTTCCACCAGGTCGACGCCAGCAACACCCGCGAGCACGGAGGGAGCGGCCTCGGGCTGGCGATCTGCAAGAACATCGTCGACTGGCACGACGGCCAGATCTGGGTGGAGAACGTCAAGGAGGCCGGCGCGAGATTCGTCGTGCTGTTGCCGATGAAGGACGTCGTCGTCAGGCAGGCCGGCGGGGCGGGGTACTTCGGCTCGATCCGCTTCGACCGGGAACGGTACCTCTCGCTCCTCGTCGAGATGGTCTCCGAGATCCTCCAGGCGCGCAAGGCGTCGATCATGCTCCGCCAGGAGGATGACGACGATCTTCTCCGCATCGTCGCCGCGAAGGGGCTCGAATACGATTTCGTCCAGAACACGAGCGTCCGCGTCGGCGAGCGCATCGCCGGGCGCGTGGCGGAAAGCGGCCTGTCGATACACGCGGCCGACATCGAGAAGGACCTCGATTATGCCCGCACGAACAACTCCCTCTTCTACGGGACCCACTCCTTCATCTCGGCTCCGCTCCGCGACGGCGACCGGATCGTCGGTGTCGTGAACGTCAGCGACAACGTCGAGGGGCGCGAGTACGACGAGGCCGACCGGGAGCTGCTCGAGTCGCTCGCCCTGATCATCGTGGGGATGCTGAACAAGCTCAGGGCCTACGAGGCCGTCTCGTCGAATTTCGACAAGCTGAAGGACTCGATGCGTTCCATTCTCGAGATCCGCGAGACGTGGGGCAGCCGGAACCTGACCAACCTCACGCGGATCGCCCTCGCCGTGGGGCGGCGACTCGATATCGACGAGCGATCGCTCACCGCGCTGCGGCTCGGGATGAACCTCTACGACCTGGGCATGATGAAGGTGCCGCGTTCCATACGCGGCAAGAAGGAGGAGCTCACCGCCAGGGAATGGGAAGCGCTTCGCGAACACCCGTCGACCGGATACACCCTCGTGTCGCCGATGGGGCTCGAGGAGCGGATCATGCGGATGATCCGCTGCCACCACGAGTATTTCGACGGCACGGGGTACCCCGACGGCCTCGCGGGGGACGAGATACCGATCGAGGCGCGGATCGTCAACGTCGTGGATTCCTTCCGCGCCCTCGTCACGCCGGGGCCCTACCGTCGCTGCTTCACGCTCGACGAGGCCCGAAACGAGATCATCAGGGGGGCCGGATCGCGGTTCGATCCCCGGGTCGTCGGCGCCTTCGTCAAGGCGTTGCTCGATCTCGGCGCTGCCGAGGACCGCGGCGAGATCGTCCTCTCGGCCCTCGAGCCGTCGCCCGCCGCCGGCTCCGTCGACACGCATCACGAGACGGCAACCATGGAGGAGATTCGATGA
- a CDS encoding GAF domain-containing protein, which translates to MFGRRQTEGRSPTIVSIPQVRLIELAAIFSIFYIAREIAGFDFRTGLVAGVFIAAAFLDILVASLGNARGGRILGRGAGEAWRWATVFVDLFTVIGLVYLTGTVASPFLFLLVLPLFFAGRLLPPLRAGAAVTLATVAAIAVLGALELRGTIPHFVCCDAGAAMPSGPHFLVGTLLVIAGFMSLMTYLFATFYDSFEVYLRTAEDRLVNSRHRISELTRLYDISLGINSVISLDTLLKMVCKEITLLLRRPWSSVLLLNPEGEIVRHVELGEEGVASNEPSPPIAEDRLVGAVLAASEGFVSEDAGADERIAGSPMIDGRELHPLLAVPIVSGRDDLGILMVGDREERPFGGEDVRLISILSGQVVSAIEKSRLYEVMSGRISRLEREAEDLRNTNKLKMNYISHLSHELKTPLTSIKAYVESLQDNIDNPEFVERDEFLGVISTETDRLIRMVNKVLDVSKIEFGQRTLKRKLFVLADVVAEVEQAMQPYLVDKQLDLRIGLPGDLPKIDGDEDLVKQVFINLLGNAVKFSAPGRRLFIDAVEDAVSVKITVRDEGTGIPEKDLTHIFEQFYQVGTSMGEGVGLGLAIVKNIVEQHGGWIQVSSTVGEGASFTFTLPKEHHFNDLLGYLFESIEASEEIQEMFQLSVQFIAEMLSAKIVSLMLLDRSRAELFIKGAYGLDERVVEKARVAVGRSIAGKVAETGEPLLVRDIETSGMKERSNDGQYETKSLVSVPLRVGNTVIGVINANNKISGESFTEDDLNLLVTVSERLSKVIERMRTAEDFSVFLKETIATLHSMIATCREDYHWLNRKTVEWSASIARKLRLSEKEVQVIQYVSSVHDVGMTCVSDDILNKTLALTPEEIDEIRKHPQRGAAIMRPLEFVEMVSQNILFHHERIDGKGYPMGLKGDQIPIGSRILAVLDAYASMMGARPFRHRLAVSETVGELIANSGTQFDGQVIKAFIEVLLDEGVIEIEDYTRFAEQLRYAGKHHPVT; encoded by the coding sequence ATGTTCGGTAGGAGACAGACCGAGGGACGTTCGCCGACGATCGTCAGCATTCCGCAGGTGCGGCTGATCGAGCTCGCGGCGATCTTCTCGATCTTCTACATCGCGCGGGAGATCGCCGGGTTCGATTTCCGGACCGGCCTCGTCGCGGGCGTCTTCATCGCGGCGGCCTTTCTCGATATCCTGGTCGCGAGCCTCGGGAACGCGCGCGGCGGCCGGATTCTCGGCCGCGGCGCCGGCGAGGCGTGGCGGTGGGCGACCGTCTTCGTCGATCTCTTCACCGTGATCGGCCTCGTCTACCTCACCGGCACGGTCGCCAGCCCCTTCCTCTTCCTGCTCGTGCTTCCCCTCTTCTTCGCGGGGCGGCTCCTGCCCCCGCTGCGCGCCGGCGCGGCGGTGACCCTGGCGACGGTGGCCGCGATCGCCGTGCTCGGGGCGCTCGAGCTGCGGGGGACGATCCCCCACTTCGTCTGCTGCGACGCGGGGGCGGCGATGCCGTCCGGGCCGCATTTCCTCGTGGGCACGCTGCTCGTCATCGCCGGCTTCATGAGTCTGATGACCTACCTCTTCGCCACCTTCTACGACAGCTTCGAGGTCTATCTCCGGACGGCCGAGGACCGCCTGGTGAACTCGCGGCACCGGATCAGCGAGCTGACGAGGCTCTACGACATCTCTCTCGGGATCAATTCGGTCATCAGTCTCGACACGCTCCTCAAGATGGTCTGCAAGGAGATCACGCTTTTGCTCCGGCGGCCGTGGTCGTCGGTCCTCCTCCTCAACCCGGAGGGGGAGATCGTCCGGCACGTCGAGCTCGGCGAGGAGGGCGTCGCCTCGAACGAGCCCTCACCCCCGATCGCGGAGGATCGCCTGGTCGGCGCGGTGCTCGCCGCGTCCGAGGGGTTCGTCTCCGAGGACGCCGGCGCCGACGAGCGCATCGCGGGATCGCCGATGATAGACGGACGGGAACTCCATCCCCTGCTCGCCGTCCCGATCGTCTCGGGGCGCGACGATCTCGGCATCCTCATGGTCGGCGACCGGGAAGAGCGGCCCTTCGGCGGAGAGGACGTCAGGCTGATCTCGATCCTCTCCGGGCAGGTCGTCTCCGCCATCGAGAAGAGCCGCCTCTACGAGGTGATGAGCGGACGGATCAGCCGTCTCGAGCGCGAGGCGGAGGATTTGCGGAACACGAACAAGCTCAAGATGAACTACATCTCCCATCTCTCGCACGAGCTCAAGACGCCCCTCACCTCGATCAAGGCCTACGTCGAGAGCCTGCAGGACAACATCGACAACCCCGAGTTCGTCGAGCGCGACGAGTTCCTCGGCGTGATCTCAACCGAGACCGACCGGCTCATCCGCATGGTCAACAAGGTGCTCGACGTCTCGAAGATCGAGTTCGGCCAGCGGACGCTCAAGCGCAAACTCTTCGTGCTCGCCGACGTCGTCGCCGAGGTCGAGCAGGCGATGCAGCCCTACCTCGTCGACAAGCAGCTCGATCTTCGCATCGGCCTTCCCGGCGATCTTCCGAAGATCGACGGCGACGAGGACCTCGTCAAGCAGGTCTTCATCAACCTGCTCGGCAACGCCGTCAAGTTCTCGGCGCCGGGCAGGCGGCTCTTCATCGATGCCGTCGAGGACGCCGTATCGGTGAAGATCACCGTGCGGGACGAGGGGACGGGGATCCCCGAGAAGGATCTCACGCACATCTTCGAGCAGTTCTACCAGGTGGGAACGAGCATGGGCGAGGGGGTGGGCCTCGGGCTCGCGATCGTCAAGAACATCGTCGAGCAGCACGGCGGCTGGATACAGGTGTCGAGCACGGTCGGCGAGGGGGCGAGCTTCACCTTCACGCTGCCCAAGGAGCACCACTTCAACGACCTCCTCGGCTATCTCTTCGAATCGATCGAGGCGAGCGAGGAGATCCAGGAGATGTTCCAGCTCTCGGTGCAGTTCATCGCCGAGATGCTCTCCGCGAAGATCGTCTCCCTGATGCTCCTCGACCGGAGCCGCGCGGAGCTGTTCATCAAGGGCGCGTACGGGCTCGACGAGCGGGTCGTCGAGAAGGCGCGCGTGGCCGTCGGCCGGTCGATCGCCGGCAAGGTCGCCGAGACGGGCGAGCCGCTCCTCGTGCGGGACATCGAGACGAGCGGGATGAAGGAACGATCGAACGACGGGCAGTACGAGACGAAGTCCCTGGTCAGCGTGCCCCTGCGCGTGGGGAACACCGTGATCGGCGTCATCAACGCCAACAACAAGATCTCCGGCGAATCTTTCACCGAGGACGACCTCAACCTGCTCGTCACGGTGAGCGAGCGCCTCTCGAAGGTGATCGAGCGGATGCGAACGGCGGAGGATTTCTCCGTCTTCCTGAAGGAGACGATCGCCACGCTTCACTCGATGATCGCGACCTGCCGCGAGGACTACCACTGGCTCAACAGGAAGACGGTCGAGTGGTCGGCCAGCATCGCGCGGAAGCTCCGGCTCTCCGAGAAGGAGGTGCAGGTCATCCAGTACGTCTCGAGCGTGCACGACGTCGGCATGACCTGCGTGAGCGACGACATCCTCAACAAGACGCTCGCCCTCACGCCCGAGGAGATCGACGAGATACGCAAGCACCCGCAGCGGGGCGCGGCGATCATGCGGCCGCTCGAGTTCGTCGAGATGGTCAGCCAGAACATCCTCTTCCACCACGAGCGGATCGACGGCAAGGGATACCCGATGGGGCTCAAGGGCGACCAGATCCCGATCGGCTCGCGCATCCTCGCCGTCCTCGACGCGTACGCCTCGATGATGGGCGCGCGTCCGTTCCGCCATCGGCTCGCCGTCTCCGAGACGGTGGGGGAGCTGATCGCGAACAGCGGGACGCAATTCGACGGGCAGGTGATCAAGGCCTTCATCGAGGTCCTCCTGGACGAGGGCGTGATCGAGATCGAGGACTACACGCGATTCGCGGAACAGCTGCGATACGCGGGGAAACACCACCCGGTGACCTGA
- a CDS encoding HAMP domain-containing histidine kinase produces MVRATDTETPRRPETQEHEAEILELRRTIDRYRAVFESACLVVGHEFIRPLTSISGYLQLVEEIGGVDGDERAERYFSKIRAAIARMEELIESFVRMLRAESGDGSQPELDVVDLHALVDRVRGRIGSGAANVRNRVDPALPPLYVAREAIEVVIENLLSNALKYGGDDVPVTVAAEMRMERRGGIGGRVLIVRVIDGGPGIPPEDMREIFNPFYRGAARSGEEGLGLGLALVKNVVEMMGGAVNIDSEPGRGTTVSFDVPVPERSPSATDRIG; encoded by the coding sequence GTGGTCCGAGCGACTGATACGGAGACTCCGCGGCGACCGGAGACGCAGGAGCACGAGGCCGAGATCCTCGAGCTCCGGCGCACGATCGACCGCTATCGCGCCGTATTCGAGTCGGCGTGTCTCGTCGTCGGTCACGAGTTCATCCGGCCGCTCACGTCGATCAGCGGGTATCTGCAGCTCGTCGAGGAGATCGGGGGGGTGGACGGCGACGAGCGGGCCGAGCGCTACTTCAGCAAGATCCGCGCGGCGATCGCCCGGATGGAGGAGCTGATCGAGTCCTTCGTCCGCATGCTCCGCGCCGAGAGCGGCGACGGCTCGCAGCCGGAACTGGACGTCGTCGACCTGCACGCGCTCGTCGACCGGGTGCGCGGGCGGATCGGCTCCGGCGCTGCCAACGTGCGGAACCGGGTCGATCCCGCGCTGCCGCCCCTGTACGTGGCGCGCGAGGCGATCGAGGTCGTCATCGAGAACCTGCTGTCGAACGCCCTCAAGTACGGCGGGGACGACGTGCCGGTCACGGTCGCCGCCGAGATGCGCATGGAGCGGCGGGGCGGGATCGGGGGGCGCGTCCTGATCGTCCGCGTGATCGACGGCGGCCCGGGGATCCCGCCGGAGGACATGCGGGAGATCTTCAATCCCTTCTACCGCGGCGCGGCGCGCAGCGGGGAAGAGGGACTCGGACTCGGCCTCGCGCTGGTGAAGAACGTGGTCGAGATGATGGGCGGCGCGGTCAACATCGACAGCGAGCCCGGGCGGGGCACGACGGTGTCCTTCGACGTGCCGGTGCCGGAGCGGTCGCCGTCGGCGACCGACCGCATCGGATAG